The Fragaria vesca subsp. vesca linkage group LG2, FraVesHawaii_1.0, whole genome shotgun sequence genome includes a window with the following:
- the LOC101291403 gene encoding probably inactive leucine-rich repeat receptor-like protein kinase At5g48380-like — protein MLLPGRDVCNVFVTGVFLLLLACRFISGVESDINCLKSIRAELEDPLDMLSSSWDFSNATEGFICNFLGVECWHPHESKVLNIKLADLGLKGQFPRAVQNCTSLTGLDLSSNDLSGPIPKDIDQLISFISWLDLSSNSFSSPIPRSISNCTLLNGLKLDNNKLTGQIPPELAQLRRLKTFSVSNNQLSGPVPNFNNGTIGVFSSNTGTIGVESYANNHGLCGAPLESCRSSSQNKWSKDIVRAIKSHVELMFGALGFVTVNRSRASRKLELDVPVVLGSYS, from the exons ATGTTGTTGCCCGGACGTGATGTTTGCAATGTTTTTGTTACGGGTGTTTTCTTGTTATTGCTTGCTTGTAGATTCATTTCTGGTGTTGAGAGTGATATAAACTGCTTGAAAAGTATAAGAGCAGAATTGGAGGACCCTTTAGACATGTTAAGCTCTTCATGGGATTTTAGCAATGCCACTGAAGGTTTCATCTGTAACTTTCTGGGAGTGGAGTGCTGGCACCCTCACGAGAGCAAAGTTTTAAATATTAAGCTTGCAGATTTGGGACTCAAAGGCCAGTTTCCTCGTGCCGTACAGAACTGTACAAGCTTAACAGGGTTAGATCTTTCGAGCAACGACCTCAGTGGACCTATTCCTAAGGATATTGATCAGTTGATCTCTTTCATTTCGTGGCTTGATCTCTCGTCCAACAGCTTCTCAAGCCCAATTCCCAGGAGCATCTCCAATTGCACACTTCTGAATGGTCTTAAACTTGACAACAAC AAGTTGACGGGTCAGATTCCTCCAGAACTTGCTCAGCTCAGGAGGCTTAAAACATTTAGCGTGTCCAACAATCAACTGTCTGGGCCAGTCCCCAACTTCAACAATGGCACAATCGGAGTTTTTTCTTCAAATACTGGCACAATCGGAGTTGAAAGTTATGCAAACAATCATGGACTTTGTGGTGCTCCTCTGGAGAGTTGCCGGTCATCATCTCAGAACAAGTGGTCAAAGGATATAGTGAGGGCGATCAAGTCCCACGTTGAACTCATGTTCGGAGCACTTGGTTTTG TTACAGTAAATAGGTCAAGAGCGAGTCGGAAACTCGAACTTGATGTACCTGTTGTGCTTGGGAGCTATAGTTAA
- the LOC101315105 gene encoding probably inactive leucine-rich repeat receptor-like protein kinase At5g48380-like: MAFLRRMLNGRDLGIFVLLLLLSCRFSHGVESDVNCLKSIKAALEDPLDMLSSSWDFNNNTEGFICNFLGVECWHPHESKVLNIKLGDLGLKGQFPRGVVNCTSLTGLDLSSNNLSGSIPEDIDYLIHYITSLDLSSNNFSGTIPRKLFNCTFLNVLKLDNNKLTGQIPPELGQLSRLKTFSVVSNQLSGQIPYFQNGTIGVESYANNPGLCGSPLKSCQAAAKKSNSVVIVAAGVGGATFAALVVIIALFFFMRRVSARKKEEDPEGNKWARSLKGTKGIKVSMFKKSVSKMRLSDLMKATNNFSKDNIIGSGRTGTVYKAVLDDGTSLMVKRLQESQYSEKEFLSEMSTLGSVEHRNLVPLLGFCVAKKERLLVYKHMLHGTLHDQLHPVEADGAKIMDWPTRLKIGIGAARGLAWLHHNCNPRIIHRNISSKCILLDADFEPKISDFGLARLMNPIDTHLSTFVNGEFGDLGYVAPEYTRTLVATPKGDVYSFGTVLLELVTGERATHISKAPEDFKGNLVEWILQLSSKSQLTDAIDKSLIGKGVDEEVFQFLKVACNCVVPTSKERPTMFEVFQLLRAIGQKYNFTIEEEMSTPSNNDDCVGELIVAREMMEIN; the protein is encoded by the exons ATGGCTTTCCTAAGGCGTATGTTGAATGGACGAGATCTTGGCATTTTTGTGTTATTGTTATTGCTTAGTTGTAGGTTCAGCCATGGTGTTGAGAGTGATGTAAACTGCTTGAAAAGTATAAAAGCAGCATTGGAGGACCCTCTAGACATGTTAAGCTCTTCATGGGATTTTAACAACAACACTGAAGGTTTCATCTGTAACTTTCTGGGAGTGGAGTGTTGGCACCCTCATGAGAGCAAAGTTTTAAATATCAAGCTTGGGGATTTGGGACTCAAAGGCCAGTTTCCTCGCGGAGTAGTGAATTGTACAAGCTTAACAGGGTTAGATCTTTCGAGCAACAACCTTAGTGGATCTATTCCTGAGGATATTGATTATTTGATCCATTACATTACATCGCTTGATCTATCTTCCAACAACTTCTCAGGGACAATTCCCAGGAAACTCTTCAATTGTACTTTTCTAAATGTCCTTAAACTTGACAATAACAAGCTGACGGGTCAGATTCCTCCAGAACTTGGTCAGCTCAGTAGGCTTAAAACATTTAGTGTGGTCAGCAATCAACTGTCTGGGCAAATCCCCTACTTCCAGAATGGTACAATTGGAGTGGAAAGCTATGCAAACAATCCTGGACTTTGTGGTTCCCCTTTGAAAAGTTGCCAGGCAGCTGCCAAGAAGTCTAACAGTGTAGTTATAGTAGCAGCAGGAGTCGGGGGTGCAACTTTCGCAGCATTAGTAGTGATCATTGCGTTGTTCTTCTTCATGCGTAGAGTGTCTGCAAGGAAGAAGGAAGAGGACCCTGAAGGGAACAAATGGGCAAGGAGTTTGAAGGGAACTAAAGGAATCAAG GTTTCCATGTTCAAGAAGTCGGTTTCTAAAATGAGACTGAGTGATCTCATGAAGGCTACCAACAATTTCAGCAAAGATAATATCATTGGATCAGGAAGAACTGGAACTGTTTACAAGGCAGTGCTTGATGATGGCACCTCACTTATGGTCAAGAGGTTGCAGGAATCTCAATACTCTGAGAAAGAGTTTCTGTCTGAGATGTCTACTCTGGGTAGCGTAGAACACCGTAACTTGGTTCCCCTTTTGGGTTTTTGTGTGGCAAAGAAGGAAAGGCTTTTGGTGTATAAGCACATGCTTCATGGTACCCTCCATGACCAGCTACATCCTGTGGAAGCTGATGGTGCCAAGATTATGGACTGGCCTACAAGGCTAAAAATTGGGATAGGAGCAGCCAGAGGATTAGCGTGGCTTCATCATAACTGTAACCCTCGAATTATCCACCGAAACATAAGCTCCAAATGCATCTTGCTGGATGCAGATTTTGAGCCTAAGATATCTGATTTTGGCCTAGCTAGGCTCATGAATCCGATTGATACACATTTGAGTACTTTTGTGAATGGGGAGTTTGGAGATCTGGGTTATGTGGCTCCTGAGTACACAAGAACTTTAGTGGCCACTCCGAAGGGGGATGTTTACAGCTTTGGAACTGTTCTTCTTGAGTTGGTTACTGGTGAAAGAGCTACCCATATTTCTAAAGCTCCAGAAGATTTCAAAGGAAACTTGGTGGAATGGATCTTGCAGCTGTCAAGCAAATCTCAACTCACAGATGCAATTGACAAATCCTTGATTGGAAAGGGTGTGGATGAAGAGGTTTTCCAGTTCCTTAAAGTTGCTTGCAACTGTGTGGTGCCTACTTCCAAGGAGAGGCCTACTATGTTTGAAGTATTCCAGCTTCTACGAGCAATTGGACAGAAATATAACTTCACAATTGAAGAGGAGATGTCAACGCCTTCAAATAATGATGATTGTGTAGGAGAACTCATTGTTGCTCGAGAGATGATGGAGATTAATTGA
- the LOC101315394 gene encoding protein FRIGIDA-like: protein MEDTHSVSTLIDSTTSKIHQLQKAFAELEGHRAVTLNLKWKELEEHFHGLEKSLKRRFHELEGQEKEFETRTVEAQRMLQKRQAAVVAKEEARLETLQEKRDAAVYAITNAREKQRKVSTEESSCITDDGQGGSPTVEEKPPDVMVSDSNLEEVTSPENGSIEVMSYPQLVSFCEQMDSEGLHKFISDNRKNLAAIREEIPLAFRAAANPALFVLESLEDFYRLEGPAMDVKKDSNLLGIRRTCIMLMECLSILLANPEMVSASDIITEEVKDMAETIAEEWKPKLDALDMDASNGNSLEAHAFLQLLATFGIASGFDEEELFRLIPMVSRRRQTADLCRSLGLTERMPGVIEVLVNSGRQIDAVNLAFAFELTEQFSPVPLLKSYLKEARKASSPVKPGNVSPTAQNEVNDRELTALKAVIKSIEEHKLEEQYPVDPLQRRILQLEKAKADKKRVTEAAKPQPKRPRANGVGYGPRVTNVVAEKTFYPRVADNRYPQYVYDRQFVYPGPADNHCPPLLGSATYNMPPAHGNYFATGYQYQPAYLH from the exons ATGGAAGATACACACTCAGTTTCTACGCTTATAGATTCTACAACCTCCAAGATACACCAGCTGCAGAAGGCATTTGCTGAACTCGAGGGTCACCGAGCGGTTACCCTGAACTTGAAGTGGAAAGAACTTGAAGAGCACTTCCATGGGCTTGAGAAGTCCTTAAAGAGGCGTTTTCATGAGCTGGAAGGACAAGAAAAGGAGTTTGAAACTAGGACAGTAGAGGCCCAAAGAATGCTACAGAAGCGGCAAGCAGCCGTTGTCGCCAAGGAAGAAGCTCGACTGGAAACTCTTCAAGAGAAGAGAGATGCTGCTGTATATGCCATCACTAATGCTCGAGAGAAGCAAAGGAAGGTATCGACTGAGGAGTCTTCTTGTATCACTGATGATGGCCAAGGTGGGTCACCAACTGTTGAAGAGAAACCACCAGATGTGATGGTTTCTGATAGTAACTTGGAAGAAGTTACAAGTCCTGAAAATGGGAGCATAGAGGTGATGTCCTATCCCCAATTAGTGAGCTTTTGTGAACAGATGGACTCAGAAGGGCTCCACAAATTTATATCAGATAACCGAAAGAACCTTGCTGCAATTAGGGAGGAGATTCCACTTGCATTTAGAGCTGCGGCCAACCCTGCCCTCTTTGTTTTGGAATCATTGGAAGACTTTTACCGCTTGGAGGGTCCTGCTATGGATGTGAAGAAAGATTCCAACCTGTTGGGTATCCGTCGAACCTGCATAATGTTGATGGAGTGTCTGAGCATATTGCTGGCAAACCCAGAGATGGTCTCTGCTTCTGATATTATTACAGAGGAGGTTAAGGATATGGCAGAGACGATTGCTGAAGAATGGAAACCAAAGTTAGATGCTCTTGACATGGATGCTAGCAATGGGAACTCCTTAGAGGCCCATGCCTTTTTGCAGCTTCTTGCTACTTTCGGTATTGCTTCTGGTTTTGATGAGGAAGAATTGTTCAGGCTAATACCGATGGTTTCACGTCGTCGCCAAACAGCTGACCTTTGTCGTTCGCTTGGACTGACCGAGAGAATGCCAG GTGTTATTGAAGTATTAGTGAACAGTGGAAGACAAATTGATGCAGTCAACTTGGCTTTTGCATTTGAACTGACAGAGCAGTTCTCTCCAGTGCCTTTACTAAAGTCCTACTTGAAGGAGGCAAGAAAAGCTTCTTCACCGGTCAAACCTGGGAATGTGTCTCCTACTGCACAG AATGAGGTGAATGATAGAGAGCTGACTGCTCTCAAGGCGGTGATCAAGTCTATTGAGGAGCATAAGCTTGAAGAGCAGTATCCAGTGGATCCACTACAAAGACGGATTCTTCAGCTGGAAAAGGCCAAGGCAGACAAGAAGAGGGTGACTGAAGCTGCAAAGCCTCAACCCAAGAGACCTCGTGCTAATGGTGTTGGATATGGCCCCCGGGTCACTAATGTTGTTGCAGAGAAGACTTTCTATCCTAGAGTCGCTGATAATAGGTACCCACAGTACGTTTATGACCGACAGTTTGTTTACCCTGGACCTGCTGACAACCACTGCCCACCTCTTCTGGGTTCTGCTACTTACAACATGCCCCCTGCTCATGGCAACTACTTTGCAACGGGCTACCAGTATCAGCCTGCATATCTTCACTAA
- the LOC101290914 gene encoding uncharacterized protein LOC101290914, producing the protein MRIAEMSTPELRQSHNDSASQPQPHQHLISQIESSVNQTESLSPENLIPDTISADLRRALTQLSHHAPFPNSLKLVIWKLSYRLWNACVDLSNTTSLRSLPSSKAEEHAKLRHIAADLLFVAGDVSGVPSPAIKSASFYHKTGVKWHELRKFDLASSCFEKATDLLSKIGIDTVSDAGEKKLFLDLSIARSKTAWEVSDRNLAVALLNRAKSLLFGSPEHYKTLASQYSSFGKSALSNSESSSLNEALKLMNEALELYEKGLRVARTREETADLKALRSKTLRFISAVHLQMNEFESVIKCVRVLRDGDAGDQHPSLPVMAMKAWLGLGKYGEAEKELRGMVVNNGIPEGAWVSAVEAYFESAGTAGAETAKGVFLGLLGRCHVSASAAVRVSHRVLGESCSEGSKVRAKVVSELVSDDRVVALFSGEAAAKQRTAMHAVLWNCAADHFRLKDYVTSADLFEKAMLYIPFDIENRILRAKGFRVLCLCHLGLSHLDQAQEYINEAEKLEPNIASAFLKYKIYLQKKDQDGAINQIQAMTTCLDFTPDFLSLAAHEAVACRALAIAVAALSNLLNFYAPGKSMPTSEVVVLRTLVTILTQEPGNELEALKFVKRVHNRASELGPNCFFGTGEVGRRERNWFAVTSWNLGTKTGTEKNYELCAEFYRLASEFYCLQVDGQVGENMVCKALILTVSAIIASENQKKITLPESEVKQAVQLLDRAGKILKSTLPGNRLSGDPVATMEPDLYFIYTFCAYDIHGRLNDSGLQLQLVKAFASSKACNPKFLLQIGLTASQGTQCNHEVATFALNECLSAFLSSCSPDYQNVALIVRKLIAVTSIHKGDTDDDAVYNMYKQAYRIMVGLKDSVYPTEEGKWLAMTAWNRASVPVRLGQIDAARKWMDLGMQLAKHVSGMETYRACMEDFINGFEKKFGAPNDGGNRPQLVQ; encoded by the exons ATGAGAATCGCCGAGATGTCAACGCCGGAGCTCCGGCAAAGCCACAACGACTCCGCCTCCCAACCGCAACCTCATCAGCACCTGATCTCCCAGATCGAGTCCTCAGTCAACCAAACCGAGAGCCTCTCCCCTGAGAATCTCATACCGGACACAATCTCCGCCGATCTCCGGCGAGCCTTGACTCAACTGAGCCACCACGCTCCGTTCCCCAACTCTCTCAAGCTCGTCATCTGGAAACTCAGTTACCGCCTCTGGAACGCCTGCGTCGATCTCTCCAACACCACCTCCCTCCGCTCCCTCCCTTCCTCCAAAGCCGAAGAGCACGCCAAGCTCCGCCACATCGCCGCCGACCTACTCTTCGTCGCCGGTGACGTTTCCGGCGTTCCTTCCCCGGCGATCAAGTCCGCCTCGTTCTACCACAAGACCGGCGTCAAATGGCACGAGCTTCGGAAATTCGACCTCGCTTCGTCGTGCTTCGAGAAAGCCACCGATCTGCTCTCGAAGATCGGAATCGACACAGTCTCCGACGCCGGCGAGAAGAAGCTGTTTCTGGATTTGAGCATCGCTAGGTCAAAAACCGCCTGGGAGGTATCGGACCGGAATCTCGCCGTGGCGCTGCTGAACCGGGCCAAGAGCTTGCTGTTCGGGTCGCCGGAGCACTACAAAACCCTAGCCAGTCAGTACTCGTCGTTCGGAAAGAGCGCTCTGTCGAACAGCGAGAGTAGCTCTCTCAACGAAGCGTTGAAGCTCATGAACGAGGCTCTGGAGCTCTACGAGAAGGGGCTGCGCGTGGCGAGGACGCGCGAAGAGACGGCGGATCTCAAGGCGTTAAGGTCGAAGACGCTGCGGTTCATCTCGGCCGTTCATTTGCAGATGAACGAGTTCGAGAGCGTGATCAAGTGCGTGAGGGTGTTGCGAGACGGCGACGCAGGTGATCAGCACCCTAGCCTTCCGGTGATGGCGATGAAGGCGTGGTTGGGGTTAGGGAAGTACGGCGAGGCCGAGAAGGAGCTCAGGGGCATGGTGGTAAATAACGGCATTCCCGAGGGGGCTTGGGTTTCGGCGGTGGAGGCTTACTTTGAGTCGGCCGGGACGGCTGGAGCGGAGACGGCGAAGGGAGTGTTTTTAGGGCTGCTTGGGAGGTGCCACGTCAGCGCCAGCGCGGCGGTTAGGGTTTCTCACAGGGTTCTTGGGGAGAGTTGCAGTGAGGGATCAAAAGTGAGGGCTAAGGTGGTTTCGGAGCTTGTATCTGATGACAGAGTGGTGGCTCTCTTCTCCGGTGAGGCTGCTGCGAAGCAGAGGACTGCAATGCATGCTGTGCTTTGGAATTG TGCTGCTGATCATTTCCGGTTGAAAGACTATGTAACAAGTGCAGACCTGTTTGAGAAAGCAATGCTGTATATCCCATTCGACATAGAGAATCGAATTCTTCGAGCCAAGGGCTTCAGAGTATTGTGTCTCTGCCACTTGGGTCTTTCCCACCTTGATCAAGCTCAAGAATACATCAATGAGGCTGAAAAG CTTGAACCTAACATTGCTTCAGCTTTCCTAAAG TACAAGATTTATCTGCAGAAGAAAGACCAGGATGGGGCTATTAATCAGATTCAGGCAATGACAACCTGCCTTGATTTTACGCCAGACTTTCTCTCTCTTGCGGCCCATGAAGCTGTTGCCTGCCGTGCTCTTGCTATTGCTGTTGCTGCACTATCGAATTTACTGAACTTTTATGCCCCAGGGAAATCCATGCCAACAAGTGAAGTTGTAGTTCTGCGCACCTTGGTCACAATCCTTACTCAAGAACCTGGGAATGAGCTTGAAGCCCTTAAGTTTGTTAAGCGCGTTCATAACCGGGCATCTGAGCTTGGGCCTAATTGCTTTTTTGGGACTGGGGAGGTCGGAAGAAGGGAAAGGAACTGGTTTGCTGTGACTTCATGGAACCTTGGGACGAAAACTGGCACTGAGAAAAATTATGAATTATGTGCCGAATTCTATAGACTGGCATCAGAGTTTTATTGTCTTCAGGTTGATGGGCAGGTAGGAGAAAACATGGTCTGCAAAGCACTAATATTGACTGTATCTGCAATTATAGCTTCAGAGAATCAGAAGAAGATCACATTGCCCGAAAGTGAGGTGAAACAAGCTGTACAGCTTCTAGATAGAGCAGGGAAG ATACTGAAGTCAACCTTACCAGGGAATCGGCTTAGTGGTGATCCAGTTGCCACCATGGAACCTGACCTATACTTCATCTACACCTTTTGTGCCTATGACATACACGGAAGGCTCAATGATTCAGGATTACAGCTACAACTTGTAAAGGCTTTTGCTAGTTCAAAGGCCTGCAATCCCAAGTTCCTCCTTCAGATTGGCCTGACTGCTTCCCAAGGTACACAGTGCAATCACGAAGTAGCAACCTTTGCTCTAAATGAATGCCTCTCAGCTTTTCTCTCTTCCTGCTCTCCGGACTACCAAAATGTGGCTCTGATTGTCCGGAAGCTCATTGCGGTGACCAGCATTCACAAAGGCGATACAGATGACGATGCTGTGTATAACATGTACAAGCAAGCTTACAGAATAATGGTGGGACTGAAGGACAGTGTGTACCCCACTGAAGAGGGAAAATGGCTAGCCATGACGGCATGGAATAGGGCGTCAGTGCCTGTGAGACTTGGCCAGATTGATGCGGCAAGGAAATGGATGGATCTCGGTATGCAGCTAGCTAAACATGTTAGTGGAATGGAGACTTATAGGGCATGCATGGAGGACTTCATTAACGGCTTTGAGAAGAAATTTGGTGCCCCAAATGACGGCGGAAACAGACCTCAGCTGGTACAATAA
- the LOC101291191 gene encoding rhodanese-like domain-containing protein 4A, chloroplastic-like yields the protein MDSLSMVLSCSSPPLQTHLKTHKPISLPKTSILTSQSLTSHHPHFPALKNLLQPRTHLSFLLTNLIATTTITSPSFASEQVADKINLESILGSVDEFFNKYPFFVAGCTFVWLVGVPVVEYYSRKYKFISVFNAFRKLKEDPAVQLLDIRDEKSLKYLKSPNLRIVNKDAVQVRFDENDEDGFVKKVLQKFGDPGNTVVCVLGNFDGISIKVAELLVKNGFKETYAIKGGVGGTKGWLESQETLLPPSMHMYPKKKVKNSKESGTNGGVGQRKEDANNAASSPGNVAVAEKQKIDNGHITKSTEAVSLVKDGSRSSSPYPNYPDLKPPSSPTPSKPRS from the exons ATGGACTCTCTTTCCATGGTCCTCTCCTGTTCTTCTCCACCTCTCCAAACCCACCTCAAAACCCACAAACCAATCTCTCTTCCCAAAACCTCCATCCTCACTTCCCAATCACTCACCTCTCACCACCCTCATTTCCCCGCCCTCAAAAACCTCCTCCAACCAAGAACCCACCTCTCCTTCCTCCTCACCAACCTCATTGCCACCACCACCATTACCTCCCCTTCTTTCGCTTCCGAGCAAGTCGCGGACAAAATCAACTTGGAGTCGATCCTTGGCTCAGTTGATGAGTTCTTCAACAAGTACCCGTTTTTCGTTGCGGGTTGTACGTTTGTTTGGTTGGTTGGTGTACCTGTAGTTGAATATTACTCTAGAAAATATAAGTTCATTTCTGTTTTTAATGCGTTCCGGAAACTCAAAGAGGACCCGGCTGTTCAGTTGTTGGATATTAGAGACGAGAAGAGTTTGAAGTACTTGAAGTCTCCCAACTTGAGGATTGTGAATAAGGATGCTGTTCAGGTTCGGTTTGATGAGAATGATGAAGATGGGTTTGTGAAGAAGGTTTTGCAGAAGTTTGGAGACCCGGGGAACACTGTCGTCTGTGTTTTGGGGAA TTTTGATGGTATTTCCATCAAAGTGGCCGAGTTACTAGTCAAGAACGGTTTCAAAGAGACTTATGCGATCAAGGGAGGGGTTGGAGGCACCAAAGGGTGGTTG GAATCACAGGAAACTCTTTTGCCACCTTCTATGCATATGTACCCTAAGAAGAAGGTTAAAAATTCAAAAGAATCTGGGACAAATGGTGGAGTTGGTCAGCGAAAAGAAGATGCCAATAATGCTGCATCTTCTCCGGGAAATGTTGCCGTAGCAGAAAAACAAAAGATCGACAATGGACATATAACCAAGTCCACGGAGGCTGTGTCACTAGTGAAAGATGGCTCTAGATCCTCTTCTCCCTACCCAAAT TACCCTGATTTGAAACCACCGTCTTCCCCAACTCCATCGAAGCCACGAAGTTGA
- the LOC101291480 gene encoding ubiquitin-like-conjugating enzyme ATG10-like translates to MEVSSWDGTLSSRDFQVAARALAENWKQYNPALPPWTWFPCLKQPSRLSQEQGYLSLEKICPVGSNKEHEEKAVDEEELEPVDDATLVESSGSQVCYYDFHIIYSDSYRVPVLYFRGYYIDGQPLGWDEIEKDLPVCSSKVLLESKWTFITQEEHPHLNRPWYKLHPCGTSEWMKLLFLGDESLAERGVAVEQYLVSWLSVVGQVVGLRIPFEMLNHHKS, encoded by the exons ATGGAAGTTTCGTCATGGGATGGAACCCTTTCGTCACGCGACTTCCAGGTTGCAGCACGTGCTTTGGCAGAGAACTGGAAGCAATACAACCCTGCCTTGCCTCCATGGACGTGGTTTCCTTGTCTTAAACAACCTTCTCGTCTCTCACAAGAGCAGGGCTACTTGTCATTGGAGAAGATATGCCCTGTTGGATCAAACAAGGAACATGAGGAGAAAGCTGTAGATGAAGAAGAGCTTGAGCCTGTTGATGATGCCACTCTT GTTGAGAGTAGTGGTTCTCAGGTGTGTTACTATGATTTCCATATAATATACAGCGATTCGTATCGAGTTCCTGTCCTGTATTTTCGTGGGTACTACATTG ATGGACAACCTTTGGGATGGGATGAGATTGAAAAAGACTTACCTGTATGCTCATCGAAGGTGTTACTGGAATCGAAATGGACATTCATAACTCAGGAG GAGCATCCGCACTTGAATAGGCCATGGTACAAGCTGCATCCATGTGGGACTAGTGAGTGGATGAAGCTGCTTTTTCTTGGTGATGAATCTCTGGCTGAAAGAGGAGTAGCAGTTGAGCAATACTTGGTGTCATGGCTCTCAGTTGTTGGTCAAGTAGTTGGTCTTAGAATTCCTTTTGAAATGTTGAATCATCATAAAAGTTGA
- the LOC101291775 gene encoding putative rRNA methyltransferase YqxC-like encodes MAFQVLKFPTHIISRRFARTSGFHFLSEFNSHKLPATWVGVPMHCPCRSFASVKFSKDQAPKKKKRLDEVCLERYEQYSRTYVQSWILQGKVLVDGKVVNKAGTPVSDKSVVKIMAEVPKYVCRAGHKLEAAIEQLGIDVSGKVALDSGLSTGGFTDCLLQYGALFVYGVDVGYGQVAEKIRTDERVSVIERTNLRHLPGLPQKVDVVTLDLSFISILLVMPAVVNMMKEEATLVTLVKPQFEARRSQVGSGGIVRDPLVHQEVLERIIKGVENFGFSSEGWIKSPLKGAEGNTEFLVHFTRTSEKSADKLECTTA; translated from the exons ATGGCATTTCAGGTTCTGAAATTTCCAACTCACATCATCTCGCGCCGTTTTGCCAGAACTTCAGGCTTCCATTTCCTATCCGAATTCAACTCCCATAAGCTTCCTG CAACATGGGTTGGAGTGCCAATGCATTGTCCATGTAGAAGCTTTGCTTCTGTGAAGTTTTCAAAGGATCAAGCACCAAAGAA GAAGAAGAGATTGGATGAAGTGTGCCTTGAAAGATATGAACAATATAGCCGAACTTATGTACAGTCATGGATCTTACAAG GGAAAGTATTGGTGGATGGGAAGGTGGTCAACAAAGCCGGTACTCCAGTATCGGATAAATCTGTTGTTAAGATTATGGCTGAAGTCCCCAAATATGTATGTAG AGCAGGACATAAGTTAGAAGCTGCCATTGAACAGCTAGGTATCGATGTTTCTGGCAAAGTAGCTCTTGATTCAGGGTTGTCAACCGGTGGATTTACTGACTGTTTGCTTCAGTATGGTGCATTGTTTGTTTATGGAGTTGATGTAGGATACGGACAG GTAGCGGAAAAAATTCGAACGGATGAACGTGTGAGTGTGATAGAACGGACAAATTTAAGACACCTTCCTGGACTCCCGCAAAAAGTTGATGTGGTGACTTTGGATCTGTCATTCATCTCTATTCTATTG GTCATGCCCGCTGTAGTCAACATGATGAAAGAAGAGGCAACACTAGTCACCCTCGTTAAACCTCAGTTTGAAGCTCGCAGATCACAA GTAGGGAGTGGCGGCATTGTAAGAGATCCATTAGTTCATCAAGAA GTTCTTGAGAGGATCATCAAAGGGGTAGAGAATTTTGGATTTAGCAGCGAAGGATGGATCAAATCTCCACTCAAGGGTGCTGAGGGAAATACAGAATTTCTAGTTCACTTTACTCGAACAAGTGAGAAAAGTGCAGACAAACTAGAATGTACTACTGCATAA